Proteins from a single region of Halorubrum sp. 2020YC2:
- a CDS encoding 30S ribosomal protein S8e: MKDQGRSTRKRTGGRLKHASNKKRHQLGREPAETTVGETRLQYIDARGTDQKVRALSTNVAQVAADGDVSEAEIENVVDNPANVNYVRRNIVTKGAIIETSAGRARVTSRPGQTGQVNAVLLD; the protein is encoded by the coding sequence ATGAAAGACCAGGGACGCTCCACACGCAAGCGGACCGGCGGCCGACTCAAGCACGCCTCGAACAAGAAGCGCCACCAGCTCGGCCGCGAGCCCGCCGAGACGACGGTGGGCGAGACCCGGCTCCAGTACATCGACGCCCGCGGCACGGACCAGAAGGTCCGCGCGCTCTCGACGAACGTCGCGCAGGTCGCCGCCGACGGCGACGTGAGCGAGGCGGAGATCGAGAACGTCGTCGACAACCCCGCGAACGTCAACTACGTCCGCCGGAACATCGTCACCAAGGGCGCCATCATCGAGACGTCCGCCGGCCGCGCCCGCGTCACCTCCCGTCCCGGCCAGACCGGGCAGGTCAACGCGGTCCTGCTCGACTGA
- a CDS encoding TMEM165/GDT1 family protein, which translates to MTGYAEIVVVAFAAQLAVLPGEKVQLMIAGLATKYDPKVVVAAAGSAFAGWTAVEIAFGQALQSALPPLVLNAVTAVLFFVFAVLLYRSAPARGTSAEAERTDGGLAAFDDLSLPGRLDRYSGSLGGFLPIFALTATGEFGDKTQLVTIGLAVQYGATSAIWVGEMFAIIPVSLANAYFFHKFAGRVDMRLAHLGSALLFAFFGADTVLSIATGFSVWETFVGAVSGLVGGLF; encoded by the coding sequence ATGACCGGCTACGCCGAGATCGTCGTCGTCGCGTTCGCCGCCCAGCTCGCGGTGTTACCGGGCGAGAAGGTCCAGTTGATGATCGCCGGACTGGCGACGAAGTACGACCCGAAGGTCGTCGTCGCCGCCGCCGGCTCCGCGTTCGCCGGCTGGACCGCCGTCGAGATCGCGTTCGGGCAGGCGCTCCAGTCCGCGCTGCCCCCGCTCGTGCTCAACGCCGTGACCGCGGTGCTGTTCTTCGTCTTCGCGGTCCTCCTGTACCGGTCCGCGCCGGCCCGCGGGACGAGCGCCGAGGCGGAGCGCACGGACGGCGGGCTGGCCGCGTTCGACGACCTCTCGCTCCCGGGGCGACTCGACCGGTACTCGGGGTCGCTCGGCGGGTTCCTGCCCATCTTCGCGCTCACCGCGACCGGCGAGTTCGGGGACAAGACCCAGCTCGTCACCATCGGGCTGGCGGTCCAGTACGGCGCGACGTCCGCCATCTGGGTCGGAGAGATGTTCGCGATCATTCCCGTGAGCCTCGCGAACGCCTACTTCTTCCACAAGTTCGCCGGCCGGGTCGACATGCGGCTCGCGCACCTCGGCTCCGCGCTGCTCTTCGCCTTCTTCGGCGCGGACACCGTGCTGTCGATCGCGACCGGCTTCTCGGTGTGGGAGACGTTCGTCGGCGCGGTCAGCGGTCTCGTCGGCGGGCTGTTCTGA
- the secF gene encoding protein translocase subunit SecF, with the protein MVAIEVPKVNYTDYSNRQLAAVPLAFLVLALAIIGGWFVATGAPANLGLEFTGGVELRIADDGGDVEQQIQTAFDREPDSVRTIPGDSVVVVTFQAAEDDPEGLANDLQEQADAAGLTTTAVDQVSPSFASDTARTALFGVALAFLGMSVLVFALFRTFVPSIAVVASAFSDLVIPVAAMNLLGIQMTLGTIAALLMIIGYSVDSDILLNDSVLRRTGEFYESVSRAMRTGVTMTLTSIAAMVVMAVVASVFGVGLLRDIGIILSVGLCADLMNTYLMNVSLLRWYKFEGVAR; encoded by the coding sequence ATGGTAGCGATCGAGGTGCCGAAAGTCAACTACACCGACTACTCGAACCGGCAGCTTGCGGCGGTGCCGCTCGCGTTTCTGGTCCTCGCGCTGGCGATCATCGGCGGGTGGTTCGTCGCCACGGGTGCGCCGGCGAACCTCGGGCTGGAATTCACCGGCGGCGTCGAGCTACGAATCGCGGACGACGGGGGCGACGTCGAACAGCAGATCCAGACGGCCTTCGACCGGGAGCCGGACTCGGTCCGGACGATCCCCGGCGACAGCGTCGTCGTCGTCACGTTCCAGGCCGCCGAGGACGACCCCGAAGGGCTCGCGAACGACCTCCAGGAGCAGGCGGACGCGGCGGGGTTGACCACGACCGCGGTCGACCAGGTGTCGCCCAGCTTCGCGAGCGACACCGCGCGGACCGCCCTCTTCGGCGTGGCGCTCGCGTTCCTCGGGATGAGCGTGCTCGTGTTCGCGCTGTTCCGCACGTTCGTCCCCTCGATCGCGGTCGTCGCGTCCGCGTTCTCCGACCTGGTGATCCCGGTCGCGGCGATGAACCTCCTCGGCATCCAGATGACGCTGGGGACTATCGCGGCGCTGCTGATGATCATCGGGTACAGCGTCGACTCGGACATCCTGTTGAACGACTCCGTGCTGCGCCGCACCGGCGAGTTCTACGAGTCGGTCAGCCGCGCGATGCGGACCGGGGTGACGATGACGCTCACCTCCATCGCGGCGATGGTCGTGATGGCGGTCGTCGCCTCCGTGTTCGGGGTCGGACTCCTCCGTGACATCGGGATCATCCTCTCGGTCGGGCTGTGCGCCGACCTGATGAACACGTACCTGATGAACGTCTCGCTGCTTCGCTGGTACAAGTTCGAGGGGGTGGCGCGGTAA
- a CDS encoding preprotein translocase subunit SecD — protein sequence MLEPIKENWRILLLVVVVIGASVALFAPGFGPDPAPGENASEAREGITNLQYGLDLAGGTRVRAPLSGYTATDVAFDGDAPGTVAEAVAAELDNASTRDVGAVPEESAVEVTEPSVTESQFRAAMDAAGYEYGDVRSGVTQETRDETMNVIQGKINEAGLSGGSVQQVQSLTGEYFILVEVPGEGRQNVIDLLEERGTVRIDIAYADGNGTAVQEGALIQGDFDEIGTAAQSDRGPGAYVPVTVRNSDDDGQSPAHGFQDAVVQRGFPDAYETQADQCGYNSETGEIEEVNGDRNPCLLLVVDGEVINSFGMDSGLAGDMGDGSWAETGRFRLTTGEFAEAQQISLNLRAGALPADLDISGEGTSSSISASQGENFRTYSLVIGVLSVFAVAGMVFLRYREPRVALPMIVTALAEVYALLGFAALLGYPLELAVIAGFIAVVGTGVDDLVIIADQVMSEGDVNSRTVFDSRFRQAFWVIGAAAATTIIAMSPLMVLSLGDLSGFAIFTVLGVLIGVLITRPAYGDILRRLLTVK from the coding sequence ATGCTCGAACCGATCAAGGAGAACTGGCGGATCCTGCTGCTCGTCGTCGTCGTGATCGGGGCGTCCGTGGCGCTGTTCGCGCCCGGATTCGGTCCGGACCCGGCGCCCGGCGAGAACGCGAGCGAGGCCCGGGAAGGGATCACGAACCTCCAGTACGGCCTCGACCTAGCCGGCGGGACGCGCGTCCGCGCGCCGCTCTCGGGGTACACCGCGACCGACGTCGCGTTCGACGGCGACGCGCCGGGGACCGTCGCGGAGGCGGTCGCGGCCGAACTCGACAACGCCTCGACGCGAGACGTCGGCGCCGTTCCCGAGGAGAGCGCGGTGGAGGTGACGGAGCCCTCGGTGACGGAGTCGCAGTTCCGGGCGGCGATGGACGCCGCCGGCTACGAGTACGGCGACGTCCGGTCGGGCGTCACGCAGGAGACGCGCGACGAGACGATGAACGTCATCCAAGGCAAGATCAACGAGGCGGGCCTCTCGGGCGGGAGCGTCCAGCAGGTCCAGTCGCTCACCGGCGAGTACTTTATCCTCGTGGAGGTGCCCGGCGAGGGGCGACAGAACGTTATCGACCTCCTCGAAGAGCGCGGGACGGTCCGGATCGACATCGCGTACGCCGACGGGAACGGGACGGCCGTTCAGGAGGGCGCGCTGATTCAGGGCGACTTCGACGAGATCGGGACCGCGGCGCAAAGCGACCGAGGCCCGGGGGCGTACGTGCCCGTCACCGTTCGCAACAGCGACGACGACGGCCAGTCGCCGGCACACGGGTTCCAAGACGCCGTGGTTCAGCGCGGCTTCCCCGACGCGTACGAGACGCAGGCGGACCAGTGCGGGTACAACTCCGAGACCGGCGAGATAGAGGAGGTGAACGGGGATCGGAACCCGTGTCTCCTGCTCGTCGTCGACGGCGAGGTCATCAACTCCTTCGGGATGGACTCCGGCCTCGCGGGCGACATGGGTGACGGCTCGTGGGCGGAGACCGGGCGGTTCCGGCTCACGACCGGGGAGTTCGCAGAGGCGCAGCAGATCTCGCTGAACCTCCGCGCCGGCGCGCTCCCGGCCGACCTCGACATCAGCGGCGAGGGGACCTCCTCGTCCATCTCGGCCTCGCAGGGGGAGAACTTCCGGACGTACTCGCTCGTCATCGGCGTGCTCTCGGTGTTCGCCGTCGCCGGCATGGTGTTCCTCCGCTACCGCGAGCCGCGGGTCGCCCTGCCGATGATCGTCACGGCGCTGGCCGAGGTGTACGCCCTGCTCGGCTTCGCGGCGCTGCTCGGCTACCCGCTCGAACTCGCGGTGATCGCGGGCTTCATCGCGGTGGTCGGGACCGGCGTCGACGACCTCGTCATCATCGCGGACCAGGTGATGAGCGAGGGCGACGTGAACTCCCGGACGGTGTTCGACTCGCGGTTCCGGCAGGCGTTCTGGGTCATCGGCGCGGCCGCGGCCACGACGATTATCGCGATGTCGCCGCTGATGGTGCTGTCGCTCGGGGACCTCTCCGGGTTCGCCATCTTCACCGTCCTCGGCGTGCTGATCGGCGTGTTGATCACCCGGCCCGCGTACGGCGACATCCTGCGCCGCCTGCTGACGGTCAAGTAA
- a CDS encoding metal-dependent transcriptional regulator, which yields MPTDAVEDYLKAIYRIESRAGPPVSTSQIAEALDKTPATVTSMVETLSDRGLLSREKYTGVELTPAGEVAALEVVRRHRLIEAFLAEQLDYEATEVHDEADALEHHVSEEFTRRVERVLDYPAADPHGDPIPPADLSTPEDAGTTLVAAMKPGERGAVARVSDRDPDVLEFLVDAGITPGTTVEVVDVTSFGLVTVRTSDGDEHGLPEAVADRVYVRRAAESSAASDGQEAGDA from the coding sequence ATGCCGACCGACGCCGTCGAAGATTATCTCAAGGCGATCTATCGGATCGAGTCCCGCGCGGGACCCCCGGTCTCCACCTCGCAGATCGCGGAGGCGCTCGACAAGACCCCCGCGACGGTGACGAGCATGGTGGAGACGCTCTCCGACCGGGGGCTGCTCTCCCGCGAGAAGTACACGGGCGTCGAACTCACGCCGGCCGGCGAGGTGGCCGCGCTGGAGGTCGTGCGCCGACACCGGCTTATCGAGGCGTTCCTCGCGGAGCAGTTGGACTACGAGGCGACCGAGGTCCACGACGAGGCCGACGCGCTCGAACACCACGTCAGCGAGGAGTTCACCCGGCGGGTCGAACGGGTCCTCGACTACCCCGCCGCCGACCCGCACGGCGACCCGATCCCCCCGGCGGACCTGTCGACGCCGGAGGACGCGGGAACGACGCTCGTCGCCGCGATGAAGCCCGGCGAGCGCGGCGCGGTCGCCCGCGTCAGCGACCGCGACCCGGACGTGCTGGAGTTCCTCGTCGACGCCGGGATCACCCCGGGGACGACCGTCGAGGTGGTCGACGTCACCTCCTTCGGGCTGGTCACGGTCCGGACGAGCGACGGCGACGAACACGGGCTGCCGGAGGCGGTCGCGGACCGCGTGTACGTCCGCCGCGCGGCGGAGTCGAGCGCCGCGAGCGACGGGCAGGAGGCGGGTGACGCATGA
- a CDS encoding inorganic phosphate transporter produces MVEILLLVGVAVAAFVGYNIGGATTGPAFGPAVGADVLSKAGAAALMSVFFFVGAGTLGQRVVTTLGEDLVTGASVFTLETSIIVLFFIGGALFIGNFAGVPASTSMTAVGSIAGLGIATNTLDWAVMGEIAIWWLVAPIIGFWVSGVVGRYFYSAIDRWVAIESTDGALFEFDRSKTIPRPVLGPNTTRRELTGGIIVIAIGCLMAFSSGTSNIANAIAPLVALDGVEMEPMILLGSAAVAVGAFTIARRTLDTLGNDITDLPLTAAIVVAVVSSGIVISLSAVGIPASFVIIATMSIVGLGWGRATRTVTVRQGIKGEKEPKVSVGALTADEMPEIGEGGASDIPSASDLFNPGTSARVVLMQNIVPILSTVGALVTFTLLFTFVWQGQL; encoded by the coding sequence ATGGTCGAAATTCTTCTTTTGGTCGGGGTCGCGGTGGCGGCGTTCGTCGGATACAACATCGGCGGGGCGACGACGGGACCGGCGTTCGGGCCGGCGGTCGGCGCAGACGTGTTATCGAAGGCGGGCGCGGCGGCGCTGATGTCGGTGTTCTTCTTCGTCGGCGCGGGGACGCTGGGCCAGCGCGTGGTCACGACGCTGGGCGAGGACCTCGTCACGGGCGCGAGCGTGTTCACGCTGGAGACGAGCATCATCGTCCTCTTTTTCATCGGCGGCGCGCTGTTCATCGGCAACTTCGCCGGGGTCCCGGCGTCGACGTCGATGACGGCGGTCGGCTCCATCGCCGGGCTGGGGATCGCGACGAACACCCTCGACTGGGCGGTGATGGGCGAGATCGCGATCTGGTGGCTCGTCGCGCCGATCATCGGGTTCTGGGTGTCGGGCGTCGTCGGGCGCTACTTCTACTCCGCGATCGACCGCTGGGTGGCGATAGAGAGCACCGATGGCGCGCTGTTCGAGTTCGACCGGTCGAAGACCATTCCGCGACCGGTCCTCGGGCCGAACACGACGCGGCGCGAGCTGACGGGCGGGATCATCGTCATCGCCATCGGCTGTCTGATGGCGTTCTCCTCGGGCACTTCGAACATCGCGAACGCCATCGCGCCGCTCGTTGCGCTCGACGGCGTGGAGATGGAGCCGATGATCCTCCTCGGGAGCGCCGCGGTCGCGGTGGGCGCGTTCACCATCGCCCGCCGGACGCTCGACACGCTCGGCAACGACATCACCGACCTCCCGCTGACGGCCGCCATCGTCGTCGCCGTCGTCTCCTCCGGGATCGTCATCAGCCTCTCGGCGGTCGGCATCCCCGCCTCGTTCGTGATCATCGCGACGATGTCGATCGTCGGGCTGGGCTGGGGGCGCGCGACGCGCACGGTGACCGTGCGACAGGGGATCAAAGGCGAGAAGGAGCCGAAGGTTTCCGTCGGCGCGCTGACGGCCGACGAGATGCCGGAGATCGGTGAGGGCGGCGCGAGCGACATCCCCTCGGCCTCGGACCTGTTCAACCCGGGCACGAGCGCGCGCGTCGTGCTGATGCAGAACATCGTGCCGATCCTCTCGACGGTGGGCGCGCTGGTGACGTTCACCCTGCTTTTCACCTTCGTCTGGCAGGGTCAGCTCTGA
- a CDS encoding NAD-binding protein: MDTWKRRVVLYAAFLGGMIAFTAVTYQWGMRVYENDPRTLIESLRFAVEMFSTTGFGGDAPWESQEMNAYIAVMDLVGMALLFGALPVVATPLLESAFSTTVPRSLEGDAEGHVVVASDTTRSDALLNEFDSEAVPYVVVEPDPDRALALYEAGHTVVQADPQTTAGLESARLGAARALVTDVSDRVDASIVLAAKELSTDVRAISVVEDPSRERYHRLAGADEVLSPRSLLGESLASKVTTAVRTDLDEAVAIGDSLRIAEVSIHHGSGLAGSTLAGSGIGERTGVDVIGAWFNGAFEAAPPPDATLSAGTVLLVSGTEGQVERLVDLTNSAARRFGAGETVVIGHGQVGKTIVNALREAGLPVTVVDRDGGEAIDVVGDATDPETLREAGVADARTVVLALPDDTTAEFATLVARDLAPNVELLARVADPESVPKMHRAGADYVLSLSTVTGRMSASAVLTDRDVLSLDTHVEVVRSETPALIGRTIGEAAVRETTGCTVIAIERDDELVTDVGPGTRIERGDELVVAGTDEGVRAFERAFA; the protein is encoded by the coding sequence ATGGACACGTGGAAGCGGCGGGTCGTGTTGTACGCCGCCTTTCTCGGAGGGATGATAGCGTTCACCGCTGTCACGTATCAGTGGGGGATGCGCGTGTACGAGAACGACCCGCGCACCCTGATCGAGTCGCTCCGGTTCGCGGTCGAGATGTTCTCCACCACCGGGTTCGGCGGCGATGCGCCGTGGGAGAGTCAGGAGATGAACGCGTACATCGCCGTGATGGACCTCGTCGGGATGGCGCTGCTCTTCGGCGCGCTCCCCGTCGTCGCGACCCCGCTCCTCGAGTCCGCGTTCTCGACGACCGTCCCCCGCTCGCTGGAGGGCGACGCGGAGGGACACGTCGTGGTCGCCTCCGACACCACGCGCTCCGACGCGCTGTTAAACGAGTTCGACTCGGAGGCGGTCCCGTACGTGGTCGTCGAACCAGACCCGGACCGGGCGCTGGCGCTGTACGAGGCGGGTCACACGGTCGTTCAGGCCGACCCGCAGACGACCGCCGGGCTCGAGAGCGCCCGCCTCGGCGCGGCCCGGGCGCTCGTCACCGACGTTTCAGACCGGGTGGACGCGAGCATCGTGCTCGCCGCGAAGGAGCTCTCGACGGACGTCCGCGCGATAAGCGTCGTCGAGGACCCGTCCCGCGAGCGCTACCACCGCCTCGCCGGCGCGGACGAGGTACTCTCTCCCCGGTCGCTGCTCGGGGAGAGCCTCGCCTCGAAGGTGACGACCGCGGTCCGCACCGACCTCGACGAGGCGGTCGCCATCGGGGACTCGCTACGGATCGCGGAGGTGTCGATCCACCACGGCAGCGGCCTCGCCGGGTCGACGCTCGCCGGGAGCGGGATCGGCGAGCGCACCGGCGTGGACGTGATCGGAGCGTGGTTCAACGGGGCGTTCGAGGCGGCCCCGCCGCCGGACGCGACGCTGTCTGCGGGGACGGTCCTCCTCGTCTCGGGGACCGAGGGGCAGGTGGAGCGGCTCGTCGACCTGACCAACTCGGCGGCACGGCGGTTCGGCGCGGGCGAGACGGTCGTCATCGGCCACGGACAGGTCGGAAAGACCATCGTGAACGCGCTCAGGGAAGCCGGGCTCCCGGTGACGGTCGTCGACCGCGACGGTGGCGAGGCGATCGACGTGGTCGGCGACGCGACGGACCCGGAGACGCTGCGGGAGGCCGGCGTCGCGGACGCGCGGACCGTCGTCCTCGCGCTCCCCGACGACACCACCGCCGAGTTCGCGACGCTCGTCGCGCGGGACCTGGCGCCGAACGTCGAACTGCTCGCGCGGGTCGCGGACCCCGAGAGCGTGCCGAAGATGCACCGGGCCGGTGCCGACTACGTCCTCTCCCTCTCGACGGTGACGGGCCGGATGTCCGCGTCGGCCGTGCTGACGGACCGAGACGTGCTCTCGCTCGACACGCACGTCGAAGTCGTCAGGAGCGAGACGCCGGCCCTGATCGGCCGGACGATCGGGGAGGCGGCCGTGCGCGAGACCACCGGCTGTACCGTCATCGCGATCGAGCGCGACGACGAGCTCGTCACCGACGTGGGGCCGGGGACGCGGATCGAGCGCGGCGACGAACTCGTCGTCGCCGGCACCGATGAGGGGGTCCGCGCGTTCGAGCGCGCGTTCGCCTGA
- the rnhB gene encoding ribonuclease HII, whose amino-acid sequence MYLGVDEAGKGPALGPMVAAAVAADPASLPADVDDSKRVAPARRVEMAAALRSDPSVAVGIARVEPAEIDRPDTDMNTLTVRGQARAVRAALADLPPEADDPVRVVADAGDTSEERFARRLREFVESDGEDGTPEVDEPLPSVDVTAAHGADADDPAVGAASVVAKAVRDAAMAEIDAAYPDYDDLGSGYPSDPATRSFLAAYVDDTGELPDCARESWSTCEDALAAAEQSALDEF is encoded by the coding sequence GTGTACCTCGGCGTCGACGAAGCCGGCAAGGGGCCCGCGCTCGGACCGATGGTCGCGGCGGCGGTGGCCGCTGATCCGGCGAGCCTCCCGGCCGACGTTGACGACTCGAAGCGGGTCGCGCCGGCGCGGCGCGTGGAGATGGCCGCGGCCCTCAGGAGTGACCCCTCGGTCGCCGTCGGGATCGCCCGCGTCGAGCCCGCCGAGATCGACCGACCGGACACCGACATGAACACGCTCACCGTCCGCGGGCAGGCGCGGGCGGTCCGGGCGGCGCTCGCGGACCTCCCTCCTGAGGCCGACGACCCCGTCCGAGTCGTCGCGGACGCGGGCGACACCAGCGAGGAGCGGTTCGCGCGGCGCCTCCGCGAGTTCGTCGAGAGCGACGGCGAGGACGGGACTCCGGAGGTGGACGAACCGCTCCCGTCGGTCGACGTGACGGCCGCCCACGGCGCGGACGCCGATGACCCCGCCGTCGGTGCCGCGAGCGTCGTCGCGAAGGCGGTCCGCGACGCCGCGATGGCCGAGATCGACGCCGCCTATCCCGACTACGACGACCTCGGGAGCGGCTACCCGAGCGACCCCGCGACGCGCTCGTTTCTCGCCGCGTACGTCGACGACACCGGCGAGCTTCCCGACTGCGCGCGCGAGTCCTGGAGCACCTGCGAGGACGCGCTCGCGGCCGCCGAGCAGTCGGCGTTAGACGAGTTCTGA
- a CDS encoding enoyl-CoA hydratase/isomerase family protein — MIRTRTDGDVRVVTLDRPEARNALRPADLTALREAFAEPKADERRPVTFLRGAGDAFCAGADLDAVAALDDPEAFARRGQRVAAAIAASPSVVVCGIDGSARGGGVELALAADVRVATPRATFGEPGVSLGLFGAWGGTVRLPRIMGEGDALDFALSGQVLDAAAALRTGLVSRVVDDPRSVADEIAAGEPDALAAIKRRIRDRRDEGTQEDAEAAAFADLHDAHAAEIARRRGE; from the coding sequence GTGATCCGGACCCGAACCGACGGCGACGTGCGCGTCGTCACGCTGGACCGCCCCGAGGCGCGCAACGCGCTCCGCCCCGCGGACCTGACCGCCCTCCGAGAGGCGTTCGCGGAGCCGAAAGCCGACGAACGCCGGCCGGTGACGTTCCTTCGCGGCGCGGGCGACGCCTTCTGTGCCGGCGCCGACCTCGACGCGGTCGCCGCGCTCGACGACCCGGAGGCGTTCGCGCGGCGCGGCCAGCGCGTCGCCGCCGCGATAGCGGCGTCGCCGTCGGTCGTCGTCTGCGGAATCGACGGGTCGGCCCGCGGCGGCGGCGTCGAACTGGCGCTGGCGGCGGACGTCAGGGTCGCGACCCCGCGGGCGACGTTCGGGGAGCCGGGCGTCTCGCTCGGCCTGTTTGGCGCGTGGGGCGGGACCGTCAGGCTCCCGCGGATTATGGGCGAGGGCGACGCGCTCGACTTCGCGCTGTCGGGGCAGGTCCTCGACGCGGCGGCCGCGCTCCGGACCGGACTCGTGTCGCGCGTCGTCGACGACCCCCGCTCGGTGGCCGACGAGATTGCGGCGGGCGAGCCGGACGCGCTCGCGGCGATCAAACGCCGGATTCGGGACCGACGGGACGAGGGGACACAAGAGGACGCGGAGGCCGCGGCGTTTGCCGACCTTCACGACGCCCACGCGGCGGAGATCGCTCGACGGAGGGGAGAGTGA
- a CDS encoding DUF5812 family protein: MTDEKESTFLVTHVESDSAVLKDVHDGQVHTLSSNPGLDVDDAVEATVAPDPPMEVTYQVIEVEERRPLSIEESPEPPTVHERELAAETPTGELAREERAGVGEIHVLTPPESETDAAVADVIDDREGTLSRAARFGVNRVEVRSEPGVVAVRYLP, encoded by the coding sequence ATGACCGACGAGAAGGAGAGTACGTTCCTCGTCACGCACGTCGAGAGCGACTCGGCCGTCCTGAAAGACGTCCACGACGGACAGGTCCACACGCTGAGCTCGAACCCCGGACTCGACGTCGACGACGCCGTCGAGGCGACCGTCGCCCCCGACCCGCCGATGGAGGTCACCTACCAGGTGATCGAGGTCGAGGAGCGTCGCCCGCTGTCGATCGAGGAGAGCCCGGAGCCGCCGACCGTCCACGAGCGCGAACTCGCCGCGGAGACGCCGACCGGAGAGCTCGCACGGGAAGAGCGCGCGGGCGTGGGCGAAATCCACGTGCTGACGCCGCCGGAGTCGGAGACGGACGCGGCGGTGGCCGACGTGATCGACGACCGCGAGGGGACGCTCTCGCGAGCGGCCCGGTTCGGCGTGAACCGCGTCGAGGTCCGGTCGGAGCCGGGGGTCGTCGCGGTTCGATACCTCCCGTAG
- a CDS encoding undecaprenyl diphosphate synthase family protein — protein sequence MGLYDAYLATRHRLHDAEPPAHVALVLTERDLLADGAFDTLSSSVGWAFEYGAERVTVSVSVLDRAVAPTLVRELRRLDAPAETVVRGPDADGSPGGTADGQDGPDADRSPDSDADAPVRILVGLGGKAEFAGAVRELATDVADGELPPDAIDEDDVADRLLFPEEPDLVIKTGAERLSDFAIWQSVYAELYFTDVNWRDFRRREYLRAVLDYQNRQRRFGR from the coding sequence GTGGGTCTCTACGACGCGTACCTCGCGACGCGCCACCGCCTCCACGACGCCGAGCCGCCGGCGCACGTCGCCTTGGTCCTCACGGAGCGCGACCTTCTCGCCGACGGCGCGTTCGACACGCTGTCGTCGTCGGTCGGCTGGGCGTTCGAGTACGGCGCGGAGCGCGTCACCGTCTCCGTCTCCGTCCTCGACCGGGCGGTCGCCCCGACGCTGGTCCGAGAGCTGCGCCGCCTCGACGCCCCCGCGGAGACCGTGGTTCGCGGGCCGGACGCCGACGGGTCACCGGGAGGGACCGCCGACGGCCAAGACGGCCCAGACGCCGACCGGTCGCCGGACAGCGACGCGGACGCGCCGGTCCGGATCTTGGTCGGTCTCGGTGGGAAAGCGGAGTTCGCCGGCGCGGTCCGCGAACTGGCGACCGACGTCGCGGACGGCGAGTTACCTCCCGACGCCATCGACGAGGACGACGTCGCGGACCGGCTGTTGTTCCCTGAAGAGCCCGACTTGGTCATCAAGACCGGCGCCGAGCGGCTCTCCGATTTCGCCATCTGGCAGTCGGTGTACGCGGAGCTGTACTTCACCGACGTGAACTGGCGGGACTTCCGCAGGCGAGAGTACCTCCGCGCGGTGTTAGACTACCAGAACCGGCAGCGCCGGTTCGGCCGGTGA
- a CDS encoding helix-turn-helix domain-containing protein, translating into MVRDPSRDPEPPSVDEVLDALADDAARRIVAALTEPKTASELSEECDIPLSTTYRKLEKLTDASLLSESTDIRRDGQHTTRYSVSFDAVTVSVDDGGEDGADRREFGVEFSRPERTRDERLADLWSELREET; encoded by the coding sequence ATGGTGCGGGACCCGTCGCGAGACCCGGAGCCGCCGTCGGTCGACGAGGTGCTCGACGCGCTGGCCGACGACGCGGCCCGTCGGATCGTCGCGGCGCTCACCGAGCCGAAGACCGCGAGCGAGCTCTCCGAGGAGTGCGACATACCCCTGTCGACGACCTACCGGAAGCTGGAGAAGCTCACCGACGCCTCCCTGCTGTCGGAGTCGACCGACATCCGGCGGGACGGGCAGCACACGACGCGGTACTCGGTGTCGTTCGACGCCGTCACCGTCTCCGTCGACGACGGGGGCGAGGACGGCGCGGACCGGCGGGAGTTCGGCGTGGAGTTCTCCCGTCCGGAGCGGACCCGAGACGAGCGACTGGCCGACCTGTGGTCGGAGCTACGAGAGGAAACATGA